Proteins encoded within one genomic window of Couchioplanes caeruleus:
- a CDS encoding DUF6301 family protein, with product MTAHRSLDKDALRSLLSGLRDTSWSWREADVPALAAGLGWHLGEVVTGTGAVADPGHGLGRKAVRFAFDDGQVRRITMRITSIIDEDDQTDQAFLREVCQQAAALGAEVLGEPTTGPAGGGQVRWRGEQATLVLQVPAVAVTLVWSTNAFQDHWDALSQE from the coding sequence GTGACAGCGCACCGGAGCCTGGACAAGGACGCCCTGCGGTCACTGCTGAGCGGGCTGCGCGACACGTCCTGGTCCTGGCGCGAGGCCGACGTGCCGGCGCTGGCGGCCGGGCTCGGTTGGCATCTGGGTGAGGTCGTCACCGGCACCGGCGCGGTCGCCGACCCGGGACACGGCCTCGGCAGAAAGGCCGTCCGGTTCGCCTTCGACGACGGCCAGGTGCGGCGGATCACCATGCGGATCACCTCGATCATCGACGAGGACGACCAGACCGACCAGGCCTTCCTGCGGGAGGTATGCCAGCAGGCCGCTGCCCTGGGCGCGGAGGTCCTCGGCGAGCCCACCACCGGGCCGGCCGGCGGCGGACAGGTGCGGTGGCGTGGCGAGCAGGCCACGCTCGTTCTGCAGGTGCCCGCCGTCGCCGTGACGCTGGTCTGGTCGACCAACGCGTTCCAGGACCACTGGGACGCCCTCAGCCAGGAGTGA
- a CDS encoding TY-Chap domain-containing protein, with protein sequence MTQQSWEQLTQDLGRRLPLLPVGDIVILQSGAHYTQVHRDTDELDVEAVSNHHLPAHQQLSAAQQEQLAAAGWTRPAPPATYNWWIRQPAPFSTRDGLRLAERMVAALRDVYGIVSPDTLVEQTDNILD encoded by the coding sequence GTGACGCAACAGTCGTGGGAACAGTTGACCCAAGACCTCGGCCGGCGGCTGCCGCTGCTGCCGGTGGGCGACATCGTGATCCTGCAGAGCGGTGCCCACTACACCCAGGTGCACCGCGACACCGACGAGCTGGACGTCGAGGCGGTGTCTAACCACCACCTGCCGGCTCATCAGCAGCTGTCGGCGGCGCAGCAGGAGCAACTGGCCGCGGCGGGCTGGACCCGGCCCGCGCCGCCGGCCACCTACAACTGGTGGATCAGGCAGCCCGCGCCGTTCTCCACCCGCGACGGCCTGCGCCTGGCCGAGCGGATGGTGGCCGCGTTGCGCGACGTCTACGGCATCGTCAGCCCCGACACGCTCGTCGAGCAGACCGACAACATCCTCGATTGA
- a CDS encoding sensor histidine kinase → MSNPSIGAQVRANACPPDAIPLNCRQALARGPRLLLTSSWPWRSFGYLFCGALVALPVAGGVTNGLFFIKSLPGYAELMVVLLLTVLIAMPVAAVERFRLRMVDTEPVGNPHVTPGEPGLRAWLWLRVGEAATWREFGYAIAWTSLLPLIDLSGVLLVGVVVILVLAPFVEPLVDLGPLVILGFWHVSTPLDKGLVVLLGLALLPLAAYLVTVLAVGRASFVRLLLAPRESELVARVQALTRSRIRLADAFEAERRRIERDLHDGAQQRLVGLIMTLGVVEHEFAQEQSDRAELVANARKQAEGVLAELRELIHGIHPQLLTARGVAAAVAEVADRSPVPVDVDITIAQRLVPAVESVAYFAVKEGLANVVKHSRARAARVTGRQERDHLVLRVVDDGVGGARPEGGSGLQGLADRVAVVGGRLKLLSPPGGPTELVVELPWRTVNSASCSPRTTSCCEKDSSNC, encoded by the coding sequence ATGTCGAATCCGAGTATCGGGGCTCAGGTGCGAGCGAACGCGTGCCCGCCGGACGCGATCCCGCTGAACTGCCGACAGGCGCTGGCTCGGGGTCCTCGCCTGCTGTTGACGTCCAGCTGGCCGTGGCGGTCGTTCGGTTACCTGTTCTGCGGTGCGCTGGTTGCGCTTCCGGTGGCGGGCGGGGTGACGAACGGGCTGTTCTTCATCAAGAGCCTGCCCGGTTACGCCGAACTGATGGTGGTGCTGCTCCTGACCGTCCTGATCGCCATGCCGGTCGCCGCGGTGGAACGCTTCCGCCTGCGGATGGTGGACACCGAGCCCGTCGGTAATCCCCACGTGACTCCGGGCGAGCCCGGCCTGAGGGCTTGGCTGTGGCTGCGCGTCGGCGAGGCGGCGACCTGGCGCGAGTTCGGCTATGCGATCGCCTGGACGAGCCTGCTGCCGCTGATCGACCTCAGCGGTGTCCTGCTGGTGGGGGTCGTGGTCATCCTCGTCCTCGCTCCGTTCGTGGAACCCCTTGTCGACCTTGGTCCGCTGGTCATCCTCGGCTTCTGGCACGTCTCCACCCCGCTCGACAAAGGGTTGGTGGTGCTCCTCGGCCTCGCTCTGCTCCCGCTGGCGGCCTACCTGGTGACCGTGCTGGCCGTGGGCCGGGCGTCGTTCGTACGCCTGCTGCTGGCGCCGCGCGAGTCCGAGTTGGTCGCCCGCGTCCAGGCGCTGACCCGTTCGCGCATCCGCCTGGCGGACGCGTTCGAGGCCGAACGCAGGCGCATCGAGCGCGACCTGCACGACGGCGCGCAGCAGCGGCTGGTTGGGTTGATCATGACGCTGGGTGTCGTGGAGCACGAGTTCGCTCAGGAGCAGTCCGACCGTGCTGAGCTGGTGGCCAACGCCCGCAAGCAGGCCGAAGGCGTGCTGGCCGAGCTGCGGGAGCTGATCCACGGCATCCACCCCCAGTTGCTGACCGCCCGCGGCGTCGCGGCCGCGGTGGCCGAGGTCGCCGACCGCAGCCCGGTGCCGGTGGACGTCGACATCACCATCGCGCAGCGCCTCGTGCCTGCTGTGGAGTCGGTCGCGTATTTCGCGGTGAAGGAGGGGCTTGCCAACGTGGTGAAGCACAGCCGCGCCCGAGCGGCGCGGGTGACCGGCCGCCAGGAGCGGGACCACCTGGTGCTGCGCGTCGTCGACGACGGTGTGGGCGGCGCCCGGCCCGAGGGCGGCAGCGGATTGCAAGGCCTTGCCGATCGTGTCGCAGTGGTGGGGGGCAGGCTCAAGCTGCTCAGCCCGCCCGGCGGACCAACCGAACTCGTAGTGGAGCTGCCGTGGCGAACAGTCAATTCCGCATCGTGCTCGCCGAGGACGACGTCCTGCTGCGAGAAGGACTCGTCCAACTGCTGA
- a CDS encoding response regulator transcription factor produces the protein MANSQFRIVLAEDDVLLREGLVQLLKRFGHEVVAAVDDSRGLSEAVEMYRPDIVVTDVRMPPDFNDDGLRAAMCLRGRYPALAVLVLTQYAATAYACELLESGEHSGGGLGYLLKDRIGAVAEFLAAIERVGTGGTVIDQEVVWQLLRRRQMNEPLSRLSPRERGVLALMAEGKTNAVIAAALNVSQPTVAKNIGSIFLKFGLSEDDGHRRVLAVLTYLRSSP, from the coding sequence GTGGCGAACAGTCAATTCCGCATCGTGCTCGCCGAGGACGACGTCCTGCTGCGAGAAGGACTCGTCCAACTGCTGAAACGGTTCGGGCATGAGGTCGTGGCGGCGGTCGACGACAGCCGCGGCCTGAGCGAGGCGGTGGAGATGTACCGGCCCGACATCGTGGTGACCGACGTACGGATGCCGCCGGACTTCAACGACGACGGCCTGCGGGCGGCGATGTGCCTACGCGGTCGCTACCCGGCGCTCGCGGTCCTGGTGCTCACGCAGTACGCCGCGACGGCGTACGCGTGCGAGCTGTTGGAGTCCGGTGAGCACTCCGGCGGTGGCCTCGGCTACCTGCTCAAGGATCGGATCGGCGCGGTGGCTGAGTTCCTGGCGGCGATCGAGCGCGTGGGCACCGGTGGCACGGTCATCGACCAGGAGGTCGTCTGGCAGCTCTTGCGGCGCCGGCAGATGAACGAGCCGCTGAGCCGGCTGAGTCCGCGGGAGCGAGGCGTGCTGGCGCTGATGGCCGAGGGCAAGACGAACGCCGTCATCGCGGCGGCGCTGAACGTCAGCCAGCCCACCGTCGCCAAGAACATCGGCAGCATCTTCCTGAAATTCGGGCTGTCCGAGGACGACGGTCACCGCCGTGTGCTTGCCGTACTGACGTACCTGCGTTCCTCGCCCTGA
- a CDS encoding tryptophan halogenase family protein, translating to MASNVVIVGGGTSGWMTASYLKAAFGDRVNVTLVESKNVPSIGVGEATFSTIRHFFNYLGVDEGEWMPECHATYKLAVRFEDWREPGHVFYHPFERNRIVDGFPLTDWWVQKKPTERFDRDSFLLASMCDAKSSPRYLDGSLFDSIFDLSDGGRTTLSEQNTQFPYAYHFDAALLAKFLTRYGVARGVRHVLDDVVDVVLDDQGAIDHVRTRQQGDVHGDLFVDCTGFRALLVHKALEEPFISFQDHLPNDSAVALRVPSDMAAEGLRPATTATAKDAGWIWTIPLFERVGTGYVYASEYATPEEAERTLREFVGPAADDVAANHIRMRIGRSQRAWVKNCVAIGLSNGFVEPLESTGIFIIQNGIEQLVKNFPVGHAETDDGLRKAYNRQAAHVMDGLREFMVLHWYASGRADNQYWKDTKTRTIPDGLAERLEQWKVKLPDQDSIYPHYHGFESYSYRAIILGLGGLPVPSLPVLGKLDGTAADREFQQVADQAAALLEKLPSQYEYFAHLHGLPPARRTATAGR from the coding sequence ATGGCTAGCAACGTGGTCATCGTCGGCGGCGGTACCTCGGGGTGGATGACGGCGTCCTACCTGAAAGCGGCATTCGGCGACCGGGTGAACGTAACCCTCGTCGAATCGAAGAATGTGCCTTCGATCGGGGTGGGGGAGGCAACCTTCAGCACCATTCGGCACTTCTTCAACTACCTCGGCGTGGACGAGGGTGAGTGGATGCCGGAGTGCCACGCCACCTACAAACTGGCCGTCCGGTTCGAGGACTGGCGTGAGCCGGGCCACGTCTTCTACCACCCGTTTGAGCGCAATCGCATCGTCGACGGGTTCCCGCTGACCGACTGGTGGGTGCAGAAGAAGCCGACCGAGCGTTTCGACCGGGACTCCTTCCTCCTCGCCTCGATGTGCGACGCGAAGAGCTCGCCACGCTATCTGGACGGCTCGCTGTTCGACAGCATCTTCGATCTGAGCGACGGGGGACGCACCACGCTGAGCGAGCAGAACACGCAGTTCCCCTACGCGTACCACTTCGATGCGGCGCTGCTGGCGAAGTTCCTGACCCGCTACGGCGTGGCGCGCGGGGTGCGGCACGTGCTCGACGACGTGGTGGACGTCGTGCTGGACGACCAGGGCGCCATCGACCACGTCCGCACCCGCCAGCAGGGTGACGTCCACGGCGACCTCTTCGTCGACTGCACGGGCTTCCGCGCCCTGCTGGTGCACAAGGCGCTCGAGGAGCCGTTCATCTCGTTCCAGGACCACCTGCCGAACGACAGCGCGGTGGCTCTGCGCGTGCCGTCGGACATGGCTGCGGAAGGTCTGCGCCCGGCCACCACCGCGACCGCGAAGGACGCGGGCTGGATCTGGACGATCCCGCTGTTCGAACGGGTCGGCACCGGTTACGTGTACGCCAGCGAGTACGCCACCCCCGAGGAAGCCGAGCGGACGCTGCGGGAGTTCGTCGGCCCGGCCGCGGACGACGTCGCCGCCAACCACATCCGGATGCGCATCGGCCGCAGCCAGCGGGCGTGGGTGAAGAACTGCGTGGCGATCGGCCTTTCGAACGGGTTCGTCGAGCCGCTGGAGTCCACCGGCATCTTCATCATCCAGAACGGTATCGAGCAGCTGGTCAAGAACTTCCCTGTCGGTCACGCGGAGACCGACGACGGGCTCCGCAAGGCCTACAACCGGCAGGCCGCGCACGTGATGGACGGCCTGCGGGAGTTCATGGTGCTCCATTGGTACGCCTCGGGTCGCGCCGACAACCAGTACTGGAAGGACACCAAGACGCGGACGATCCCCGATGGCCTGGCCGAGCGGCTGGAGCAGTGGAAGGTCAAGCTGCCCGATCAGGACTCGATCTACCCGCACTACCACGGCTTCGAGTCGTACTCCTACCGCGCGATCATCCTCGGCCTGGGCGGGCTGCCGGTGCCATCGCTGCCCGTGCTGGGCAAGCTTGACGGCACCGCGGCTGACCGGGAGTTCCAGCAGGTGGCCGACCAGGCGGCCGCGCTGCTCGAGAAGCTGCCCAGCCAGTACGAGTACTTCGCCCACCTGCACGGTCTGCCGCCGGCGCGGCGGACGGCGACCGCGGGGCGATGA
- a CDS encoding cation:proton antiporter — translation MALALLVVLLVAFLGRAMARLLRQPTVIAEIALGLTIGPIVLSLGGEQALPAEAIGWLRYAGHIGLVLFLVGVAHELRRTTAPARGRLVGWTTAGALVVPMLAGCGFAVAVLADPALRGTAPAVALALLLAVSLSVTAVPVLARILEERELLDTPVGKLSMTAAIIIDVVAWLLLALAIGLAAGGAGGVPRLATVVAAGLVVMFCLRRLLRTAAVTAFRDRFGRLTAVLVGVAALVSSWAFQEQGVTEIFGALLVGLAIPGDGWHGVVRLVTRVGRPLVPVFFVVTGISVFSAQFGATPWFAIVLATVLGIAGKVGGGYLGARFGGAPASDAVRVGVLVNTRGLTELVVLQAGYSAGILTAPVFLALVVMALVTTAMTGPAYALLERRVPRRWNVAALSVEGIVDHETLRAG, via the coding sequence GTGGCGCTTGCACTGCTGGTGGTGCTCCTGGTCGCGTTCCTCGGCCGCGCGATGGCCCGCCTGCTGCGGCAGCCCACCGTCATCGCAGAGATCGCCCTCGGGCTCACGATCGGTCCGATCGTGCTTTCTCTCGGCGGTGAGCAGGCCCTGCCCGCGGAGGCGATCGGCTGGCTGCGCTACGCGGGGCATATCGGGCTGGTGCTGTTCCTTGTCGGGGTCGCGCACGAGCTCCGTCGCACGACCGCGCCGGCCCGCGGGCGGTTGGTCGGCTGGACCACCGCGGGCGCCCTGGTGGTCCCGATGCTGGCGGGTTGCGGATTCGCGGTGGCGGTGCTGGCCGATCCCGCGTTGCGCGGCACCGCGCCCGCCGTGGCGCTCGCGCTGCTGCTCGCGGTCTCGTTGTCGGTGACCGCTGTGCCGGTGCTCGCGCGCATCCTCGAAGAGCGGGAACTGCTCGACACGCCGGTCGGCAAGCTCTCCATGACCGCGGCGATAATCATTGACGTCGTCGCCTGGCTCCTGCTCGCGCTCGCCATCGGGTTGGCCGCGGGCGGGGCGGGTGGCGTGCCGCGGCTCGCCACGGTGGTCGCCGCCGGGCTGGTGGTGATGTTCTGCCTCAGGCGGCTGCTGCGCACCGCCGCCGTGACGGCGTTCCGGGACCGCTTCGGCCGGCTCACGGCCGTTCTGGTCGGGGTGGCCGCGCTGGTGAGTTCCTGGGCGTTCCAGGAACAGGGCGTGACCGAAATTTTCGGCGCCCTGCTGGTCGGGCTTGCCATCCCCGGCGACGGATGGCATGGGGTGGTGCGCCTGGTGACCCGCGTCGGACGCCCTCTGGTGCCGGTGTTCTTCGTGGTCACCGGGATCAGCGTGTTCAGCGCGCAGTTCGGTGCGACGCCGTGGTTCGCGATCGTGCTCGCCACCGTCCTGGGCATCGCCGGCAAGGTGGGTGGCGGGTACCTCGGAGCCAGGTTCGGCGGTGCGCCGGCCTCCGACGCGGTGCGCGTCGGGGTGCTGGTGAATACCCGGGGCCTCACCGAACTGGTGGTGCTCCAGGCGGGGTACAGCGCCGGAATCCTTACCGCACCGGTGTTCCTCGCCCTGGTGGTCATGGCGTTGGTGACCACGGCAATGACCGGACCAGCCTACGCACTGCTCGAACGACGCGTGCCGCGCCGCTGGAACGTGGCGGCCCTCTCAGTGGAAGGAATAGTTGATCATGAGACACTCCGCGCTGGATAG
- a CDS encoding flavin reductase family protein, giving the protein MSTFPSGVAVVTTSDLDGQPWGMTCSSVCSVTLEPPTLLLCLRRGSPTLTAMLRRSTLAVNLLHTRGRATADLFASGNPHRFDLVRWSADPEAGGPHLVDDAHAIADCRISRTVSAHDHIVVFGEVLRVQHPVVADPSPLLYGLRQYSSWSVA; this is encoded by the coding sequence ATGTCGACGTTTCCCAGTGGTGTGGCCGTCGTGACCACGTCGGACCTCGACGGGCAGCCGTGGGGAATGACGTGCTCGTCGGTGTGCAGCGTTACGCTGGAACCGCCGACGTTGCTTCTGTGCCTCCGCCGAGGGAGTCCCACCCTGACTGCCATGTTGCGTCGCTCCACCCTCGCGGTGAACCTGCTGCACACCCGCGGCAGGGCGACGGCGGATCTGTTCGCCTCCGGAAACCCCCATCGGTTCGACCTCGTGCGTTGGTCGGCCGATCCGGAGGCGGGCGGTCCGCACCTGGTCGACGACGCACATGCGATCGCCGATTGCCGGATCAGCCGGACGGTCTCGGCCCATGACCACATCGTGGTATTCGGTGAGGTGCTTCGCGTGCAGCACCCTGTGGTCGCCGACCCGTCGCCGCTGCTGTACGGACTGCGGCAGTACTCGTCCTGGTCCGTTGCTTGA
- a CDS encoding NADPH-dependent F420 reductase → MMDGPGRIAIVGYGPVGRALTALLRDEGHDVIIGSRDPDRLTSGIVAADVPCMDWRSAVERADVVVLAVPYVAVDDVVADWPTGGAGRIVVDPTNPVALSPDGHIISGLDGNDTVGSRLAKSLRSVIVVRAFTHVMEELLAVRGRRQPGLWAMAIAGDDSRAKATVGDIVKATGFVPVDIGSLAKSAPLDPGGVLFPQMFTVADMKRRLREGS, encoded by the coding sequence ATGATGGACGGTCCGGGCAGGATCGCGATAGTGGGCTATGGACCTGTCGGAAGAGCTCTGACCGCGTTGTTGCGCGACGAGGGGCATGACGTCATCATCGGTAGCCGCGACCCCGACCGGCTGACGTCGGGCATCGTTGCGGCTGACGTCCCGTGTATGGACTGGCGTTCTGCCGTGGAGCGCGCGGATGTCGTCGTCCTGGCTGTTCCGTACGTCGCTGTGGACGACGTCGTGGCCGATTGGCCCACTGGCGGTGCGGGCCGGATCGTGGTGGATCCGACCAATCCGGTCGCACTCTCGCCCGACGGGCACATCATTTCCGGGCTGGACGGGAACGACACCGTCGGATCCCGGTTGGCGAAGTCGTTGCGATCGGTGATCGTGGTGCGAGCATTCACGCATGTGATGGAGGAGTTGCTCGCCGTTCGTGGCCGACGGCAGCCCGGTTTGTGGGCGATGGCGATCGCCGGTGACGACAGTAGGGCGAAGGCAACCGTCGGCGACATCGTGAAGGCAACAGGCTTCGTGCCGGTCGACATCGGCAGCTTGGCTAAATCCGCACCGCTTGACCCTGGAGGGGTGCTCTTCCCGCAGATGTTCACGGTGGCCGATATGAAACGTCGGCTGCGCGAAGGCTCGTAG
- a CDS encoding MAB_1171c family putative transporter yields MSWTALILRTQAAFSARQRPVWLVLLALAVEIALLQDVVAATVLRVSGVPNLDVYLGGFCHVAMMSILWTIASADSSSTPSRLGRRFRFWFTALTVTVMLVVELWSIVGAEMTRHRALPMSASRNIITVGWAAYLVFMAVASTDSTRRLWRHGRAASFGALRLALALLCLGTCASVVYVAGRAVTIVDGSEPGSPSALLVMYASMTYFLCFVLGCAIVVVAPVVAGVRAWWQRCRLFHLWRSLTEAVPGVVLEETPSLGRDLLRIRRNAMRLQRRVIEIRDAAITLREWVTSEQLAAVTAEVSEQGLSGMAATGAVTARCLALGRAAKQAGAARSMEVPAVATSGGDDLDSELRWLTAVRTAYRELPQPSADEHSRAVNRERVP; encoded by the coding sequence GTGAGCTGGACAGCGCTCATCCTCCGTACGCAGGCCGCCTTCTCGGCGCGGCAACGTCCCGTGTGGTTGGTGCTGCTGGCCCTGGCCGTGGAGATCGCCCTGCTCCAAGATGTCGTCGCGGCGACGGTGCTCAGGGTCAGCGGCGTGCCGAATCTCGACGTCTACCTCGGTGGTTTCTGTCACGTCGCCATGATGTCGATCCTGTGGACCATCGCGAGTGCGGATTCGTCCAGTACGCCGTCGAGGCTCGGCCGCCGATTCCGGTTCTGGTTCACCGCGTTGACCGTGACCGTAATGCTGGTCGTGGAGCTGTGGTCCATCGTCGGCGCGGAGATGACGCGCCACCGGGCGTTACCCATGTCGGCATCTCGGAACATCATCACCGTCGGCTGGGCCGCTTACCTGGTGTTCATGGCAGTTGCCTCCACCGACTCCACCCGGCGGCTGTGGCGTCATGGGCGGGCTGCGAGCTTCGGAGCGCTCCGGCTTGCCCTCGCGCTGCTCTGCCTCGGCACCTGCGCGAGCGTCGTCTACGTAGCCGGTCGAGCCGTCACGATCGTGGACGGTTCGGAGCCCGGCTCTCCCAGCGCGCTCCTCGTCATGTATGCGTCGATGACCTACTTCCTATGCTTCGTCCTCGGTTGCGCGATTGTGGTGGTGGCCCCGGTTGTCGCTGGGGTTCGAGCCTGGTGGCAGCGGTGCCGACTCTTCCACCTCTGGCGCAGCCTGACAGAAGCCGTGCCTGGTGTCGTGCTGGAGGAAACCCCGTCACTCGGACGCGATCTCCTCCGGATACGCCGCAACGCCATGCGACTCCAGCGGCGAGTCATCGAGATTCGAGACGCCGCGATCACTCTTCGTGAGTGGGTTACCTCGGAGCAGCTGGCCGCGGTGACAGCTGAGGTTTCCGAACAGGGACTGTCCGGTATGGCGGCGACGGGTGCCGTCACCGCTCGGTGTCTCGCCCTCGGCCGAGCCGCAAAGCAGGCCGGCGCGGCGCGGTCCATGGAGGTCCCCGCCGTCGCCACCAGCGGCGGGGACGATCTCGACAGCGAGCTGCGTTGGTTGACGGCCGTGCGAACTGCCTACCGCGAGCTTCCTCAGCCGTCAGCTGACGAGCATTCCCGCGCGGTGAATCGCGAGAGGGTGCCGTAG
- a CDS encoding amidohydrolase family protein: MQPHREGYHGLRADRVFDGERVLTGRPIIVLRDGRVEAIEDGPIDPAIPVTDHGAATLLPGLVDAHAHLAFDPCGDPAQQFLHDCDDTVLTRIRHHARVALLSGVTTVRDLGDRGYLTLRVRDERRTDLPALLCAGPPVTRERGHCWFLGGEAEPGAALAAAVDERVARGVDVIKVMATGGVITPGWAPHESQYTVADLRTIVDRARLHGVPVTAHAHGADGVSAAIAAGVDGIEHASFLGVGGVQASDEVIAALAATRVFVGVASARLPSGKPLSPLFQAVADVFARQHRAGVRLVCSSDAGVDPQKPFDCLPHGIVDFRDVVGMDNQTALTAATSLAADSCGMGHRKGRLLPGHDADILVVAGDATADVSALRHPLAIHRAGMLVS; encoded by the coding sequence ATGCAACCACATCGTGAGGGCTACCACGGACTCCGTGCCGACCGCGTGTTCGACGGCGAGCGGGTGCTGACCGGGCGTCCGATCATCGTGCTGCGGGACGGCCGCGTGGAGGCGATCGAGGACGGTCCGATCGACCCGGCCATTCCCGTCACCGACCACGGTGCGGCGACGCTGCTACCAGGGCTGGTCGACGCGCACGCGCATCTCGCCTTCGACCCGTGCGGCGACCCCGCCCAGCAGTTCCTTCATGACTGCGACGACACGGTGCTGACACGCATCCGCCATCATGCCCGGGTGGCGCTGCTGAGCGGCGTGACAACCGTACGCGATCTCGGCGACCGGGGATACCTGACGCTGCGTGTCCGTGATGAGCGCCGGACGGACCTTCCGGCGCTGCTGTGCGCAGGCCCACCGGTGACCAGGGAACGCGGCCACTGTTGGTTTCTCGGCGGCGAGGCAGAGCCCGGCGCGGCGTTGGCGGCCGCCGTCGATGAGCGCGTCGCCCGAGGTGTCGACGTCATCAAGGTGATGGCGACCGGTGGCGTGATCACGCCGGGCTGGGCACCACACGAGTCGCAGTACACGGTCGCGGATCTGCGTACCATCGTTGACCGTGCGCGCCTGCACGGAGTCCCCGTCACCGCACACGCCCACGGTGCCGACGGAGTCTCTGCCGCGATCGCGGCCGGTGTGGACGGCATCGAACACGCGTCGTTCCTGGGTGTCGGCGGCGTGCAGGCGTCCGACGAGGTGATCGCCGCGCTCGCGGCGACGCGCGTCTTCGTCGGCGTGGCGTCGGCCCGGCTCCCTAGCGGCAAGCCGCTGTCGCCACTGTTCCAGGCGGTAGCCGACGTCTTCGCGCGCCAGCATCGGGCCGGCGTCCGACTGGTCTGTTCATCCGACGCAGGCGTGGATCCGCAGAAACCGTTCGACTGTCTGCCGCACGGTATCGTCGACTTCCGGGACGTCGTCGGCATGGACAACCAGACGGCCTTGACTGCCGCGACCAGCCTGGCGGCCGACTCGTGCGGCATGGGTCACCGCAAGGGACGCCTTCTCCCCGGTCATGATGCGGACATCCTGGTCGTCGCGGGAGACGCCACCGCCGACGTGTCGGCCCTACGGCACCCTCTCGCGATTCACCGCGCGGGAATGCTCGTCAGCTGA
- a CDS encoding MFS transporter, protein MRDSTDAPGRPGDGVKLLALAVGFVMATLDATVVTVAAVDIADDMGLGAAALTWLMDGYILSFASLLLLSGSLADRFGARRTYLAGLTLFVIASTMCGLADSGGLLIASRIVQGAAAALFMPSSLSLLVGAFGEPRRRASILGYWTAIVSTASGLGPVVGGVLVDTLGWRSIFLVNIPFGILGAILTLRRIDSSPRRPRALSLASNAAGAGLLAALSIALIQGPHLGWSSPQVIALATTGVLAAGVLVLSERSVASPLIPRSLLANPTFVATTIIGLLLNFGLFGLIFMLGVVLQRAWGLTPMMAGMWLLPMMAVFVLGNLTFARLARRVGSRRPVLVALPLAAVGLATMVTVSASTPYAVLAVVVGVANFCVGVTVPALTAALMAAASGHANTAAALLNANRQVGALLGVAVAGTVLADTADWYHAASVAFTVAALAYGAAACLAWRIPRST, encoded by the coding sequence GTGCGCGACTCCACGGACGCCCCGGGCCGTCCCGGAGACGGCGTCAAGCTGCTGGCGCTGGCCGTCGGGTTCGTGATGGCTACCCTCGACGCCACCGTGGTGACCGTCGCGGCGGTCGACATCGCCGACGACATGGGATTGGGAGCGGCGGCTCTCACCTGGCTGATGGACGGCTACATCCTCTCGTTCGCATCACTCCTCCTGCTTTCCGGGTCGCTGGCCGACAGGTTCGGCGCGAGGCGCACGTACCTTGCCGGACTCACGCTCTTCGTCATCGCGTCGACCATGTGCGGACTCGCTGACAGCGGCGGTCTGCTGATCGCATCACGCATCGTCCAGGGCGCGGCTGCCGCGTTGTTCATGCCGAGCTCACTGAGCCTGCTGGTGGGCGCCTTCGGTGAACCACGACGTCGAGCGTCCATCCTCGGCTACTGGACCGCCATCGTGTCGACCGCCTCCGGGCTCGGACCGGTTGTCGGTGGCGTACTGGTGGACACGCTCGGCTGGCGGAGCATCTTCCTCGTCAACATCCCGTTCGGAATCCTCGGTGCGATCCTCACACTGCGACGGATCGACTCCTCGCCGCGGCGGCCGAGGGCCTTGAGTTTGGCGAGCAACGCCGCCGGCGCCGGCTTGCTGGCCGCACTCTCCATCGCGCTCATCCAGGGACCCCACCTGGGATGGAGCTCGCCGCAGGTGATCGCACTCGCGACAACGGGCGTCCTCGCTGCCGGCGTGCTCGTCCTCTCGGAGCGGTCCGTCGCGAGTCCCCTGATTCCGCGTTCTCTTCTCGCCAACCCGACATTCGTGGCAACCACGATCATCGGATTGCTCCTCAACTTCGGGCTCTTCGGCCTGATCTTCATGCTGGGAGTCGTCCTCCAACGGGCCTGGGGACTGACGCCGATGATGGCGGGAATGTGGCTGCTGCCCATGATGGCGGTGTTCGTTCTGGGCAACCTCACCTTCGCGCGCCTGGCGCGCCGGGTGGGCAGTCGTCGGCCGGTCCTGGTCGCACTTCCTCTCGCCGCGGTCGGCTTGGCGACGATGGTGACCGTTTCCGCATCGACACCGTACGCGGTCCTGGCCGTAGTCGTCGGCGTCGCGAACTTCTGTGTCGGCGTGACGGTGCCCGCGTTGACCGCCGCTCTGATGGCGGCGGCGAGCGGCCATGCCAATACGGCTGCCGCCCTGCTCAATGCCAACCGCCAGGTCGGGGCACTCCTGGGAGTCGCCGTCGCGGGAACGGTCCTGGCCGATACCGCGGACTGGTATCACGCGGCATCCGTGGCCTTTACCGTCGCCGCCCTGGCCTACGGCGCTGCCGCGTGTCTCGCTTGGCGGATTCCCCGGTCGACGTAG